Below is a genomic region from Microbacterium sp. KUDC0406.
GCGACGTCGGCGAGATCGACGCCGGCGATCAGGTCGTTCACACCGGAGTTCACCGAGCCGACGAACTGCTGACGCATCGTGCCGGGCGCGGTGGCCGCGGTGCCGGCCGATGCGGCGAGGCGAGCCGATCGCGCGCCGGATGCCAGGCGCAGGATGTCGGCGCGCACCGACTCGGCCTTCGCCGTGGCCAGGTACTCCAGTTCGACGTTCGCGTCGGTGCCGGCACCGACGACCTCGACCTTCGCCAGGCCGATCAGCCGTGCCAGGAACGGGCGGGTGAGGTTGACGCCCTGCACGCGATCCAGCGGCGCCCTCCGCTGCGAGCGGAAGATGATGCCCTTGCGCACCTCGACGTGAGACCCGGTGATGCGGAACTGGTGGAACCGCCAGACCACCCAGAAGATCACGATGACGACGATGAGCACGGCGAGCACGACGAGCAGCGCGACGAAGGCGAGGCCGTTCGCGAACACCCAGTCGACGGGGTCGCCGTCGGGGATGTCGCCGACGGCCTCCTCCGGGGCGAAGATGCCGACGAGCCAGTTGATGACGCGGTCGCGCATGTTCGAGATGACCAGGCCGGCGACGATGATCAGCACCAGGCCGCCCTTGAGCAGCGGGGTGAGCGGATGCATCCGGTGCCAGTCGCCGTCCGCGAGGGTCGACGAGCCGCCGTCCGGGAGGATCGGCGGTGCGGGCGTCACCGGCCCCTGAGCGGGCGGCGGGACCGGTGCGCTCACAGCCCGGTCCGGCGGGTCTCGGCGACCTGGATGAGGGTGTCGCGCAGGGCTTCGGCGGCGGGCTGGTTCAGGCCCGGGATCTGCACGCCGGTGGTCGCGGCGGCAGTCACCATCTTCAGCTGCGCGACGCCGAAGGCACGGTCCAGCGGGCCGTGCGTGATGTCGACCAGCTGCAGGCGTCCGTAGGGGACGGCGACCATCCGCTGCCACAGGATGCCGCGGCGGAACACGATGTCGTCGGATCGCAGCATGTATCCGATGGCCTTGGCCTGGCGCGGCAGGATGACCATGGTCACCAGTGTCACGAGGATGAGCACACCCGCCGGGATCCAGGCCCAGGTCTGCTCGAAGCCGAACGACAGCACCGCGGCGGCTGCGGCCACCAGCACGATGAACAGCGTGTTCTGCACCATCTGCGAGGCCACGTAGCGCTGCGAGATCTGATGCCAGGTGCCGTCCAGGGCGAGCGCTCCCTCGGAGCGCGGCGTGCGCAGGGCTTCGTAGTTGCCCTGGTCGAGCACGGCCGGCTCGGAGACGGGGTTCTGCGGTGCCTCGGCGGATGCTGCGGGTGCGGCGGGTGCCGGCGGGACGACGGGTGCCGGCGGGACGACCGGCGGCGCGGCCGGAGGAGGCGTGACGGAGGCCGGAGGCTGCGCGGGAGCCGCCGGCGGGGCCGGCGGGGTCACGGGCGGGACGGGCGCACCGGGCTCGTTCTGGTCACTCGGCGGGGTCGTCTGGCTCTCGGTCATCGGGGTCCTTCGGCAGGGTGCAGAACTGTTCTGCGAGGAGTGCGGCGGCGATCAGCACGATCGAGCTGACCACGACCGCGATCATCGCCGTTATCGACCCTACCGGCGGAGCGACGGGACGCGACCAGAGGAAGACGCCCAGGCCTGCGCCGAGCCCGAGCAGGATCGCGCCGAGCAGGCTGGACGCGCGTGCCAGGGTCGCGGCGCGCAGCGCGCGGAACGGGTCGATGCGTGTGCCTCCGCGCACGCTGCGGCGCACGGGAAGCGCGAGCAGCACGACCACGATCGCGAGCAGCACGAGGAGCACCGGCAGGAAGAGCGATGGCGTGAACGTGGCTCTTCCCGAGACGGTGAGGAAGTGATCGAGGGCGAAGCCCGCAGCCGCGCCGAGCAGAGCGAGCACCGCCAGCAGACCGGGAGAGGTGCGCTTCACCGCGCAGCTCCCTGATCTCCGGCGGTGCCGTCCTCGTCGGTGCGCAGCGAGGCGACCAGCTCGGCGACCCGCCCGCTGCCGGGCAGCACGGCCTCAGGGTCGAGCGACAGCCACGGCTCGAGCACGAACAGCCGCTCCGCGGCACGCGGATGCGGCACATGCAGATGCGGCTCCGCACTGGCGAACGAGCCATAGGCGATCAGGTCGAGGTCGAGGGTGCGGTCGCCCCAGCGCTCCCGGCGCACCCGGCCCTCCTCCTCCTCGACCGCGTGCAGCATGCCGAGGAGCACCTCGGGGGCGAGACGGGTGGTCACCAGCGCAACGGCGTTCAGATAGCGGGGCGCATCCGGGTCGGGACCGCTCAGGTGCACGGCGACGGTCTCGATCGGGTCCGACATCCGCACCTCGTCGACGAGCGGCAGCCGGCGCAGCCGCTCCGCTGCGCGCTGCAGTGTCTCGCCACGGTCGCCGAGGTTCGAGCCCAGCGCGACCACGGCGACCTCGGCTTCGCGCGCCGGTCGCGGATCGGGGAAGCCGGACACCTGCGTCAGAGTGCGGTCGGGGCGAGGATGCTTCACGCCTGCCCCCTGCCGCGCATCACCGAGACCGACACGTCGGCGAAGTTCAGCGGGATCGGTGCGTGCGGCTTGTGCACGGTGACCTGCACCAGGCGCACTCGATCGTCCTCGAGCACGGCGTCGGCGATCCGTTCTGCGAGAGTCTCGATGAGGTTGACCGGCTCGCCGGCGACGATCGCCGCGACCCTCTCGGCCAGCTCGCCGTAGTGCACCGTGTCGGCGACGTCGTCGGATGCCGCGGCGTCCTTCAGCGGCAGGTGCAGAGTGAGGTCGATCGTGAACTCCTGCCCGTCCCTGCGCTCGTGGTCGAACACGCCATGGCGTCCGAACACGGTCAGTCCGGTCAGCACGATCTGGTCCATGAAGTCCACGCCCCCAGCCTACGGCGGTCGCCGATTCCGAGAGCGTTTCGTCTCGCTCCGCTCGCTCAACGACCAGAGGCCGACCCCACCCGGTCGTTGAGCGAGGGAGCGCAGCGACTGAGACGAAACGCTTTCAGCGTCCGGCGATGCTGCCGTCCCACGCCTCCAGCACCGCCAGCGCATCCCGCGTCGCGGCGACGTCGTGCACCCGCACAGCCCAGGCCCCGGCCCGCGCGGCGAGCGCGCTGGTCACGGCCGTCGCCAGGTCGCGCCGCTGCTGATCCGCGTCGCCGGCGAGGGTCTCGGCGAGGAACCGCTTGCGCGAGGTGCCGATCAGCACCCGCGAGCCGAGCGCGACGATCTCGTCGAGGCCGCGCAGCACATCCCAGTTCTGTGATCCGGTCTTCGCGAACCCGATGCCCGGGTCGACGATCACGCGCGAGGGCGCGATACCGGCGGCCGCTGCGGCGGCGATCCGCTCGCGCAGCTCCCCCGCCACCTCGCGCGCCGCCCGCGCGTACTGGGCGCGCGCGTACATGTCGTCGGACGGACCGCGCCAGTGCCCGATCGCGATGTCAGCGCCGGTCGGTGCCACGGCGGCCAGCATCCGCTCGTCGGCGAGCCCGCCGGAGACGTCGTTCACGATCCGCGCGCCCGCCTCCACGGCGGCCACCGCGGTCTCGGAGTTGAGCGTGTCGATCGAGACCGGGATGCCCGAGTCCGCCAGCGCGGCGATGATCGGCAGCACCCTGCTCTGCTCCTCGGCGACCGGCACGCGTGAGGCCCCGGGCCGGGTGGACTCGCCGCCGACGTCGATCACGGCAGCGCCCTCGGCCCGCATCCGGTGCGCGTGCGCGAGCGCCTTCTCGGGATCCATGTGCCGCCCGCCGTCGCTGAACGAGTCAGGCGTGATGTTGAGGATGCCCCAGATCCCGGTCATTCCCCGGTCCCTGAGCTCGTCGAAGGGCTCCATGCGGTGGGCCCCGGGCCCGCGCCGATGAGCGCGATCAGCTCGGTGCGTGCGACCGGGTCGGTGTAGGCGCCTCGGGCGGCGATCGTCAGGGTCGACGCCTCGGGCTGGCGCCCGCCGCGCATCGTGACGCAGCCGTGCGTGGCATCCATCACGACCAGCACGCCACGGGCGTCGAGGTTCTCGGCGATCGTGTCGGCGATCTGCTCGCCGAGCCTCTCCTGCACCTGCGGGCGCGCGGCGAGGATCTCGACGACCTTCACCAGCGCGCCGAGTCCGACGACCTGCTCCCCGGCAGGTACGCGATGTGCGCATGCCCGGCGAACGGCAGCAGATGGTGCTCGCAGACCGAGCGGAACCGGATGCCGCGCAGCAGCACCGCCCCCGAGGGCAGCGTCTCGGGAGCAGGACCGCGAGACACGCTGATGGTGCGCGCGAGCGGTGCCGCCGGGTCCTCATGCACGCCGGCGAAGTACTCCGAGTACAGCTCCGCCATCCGCGCCGGCGTCTGCCTCAGCCCCGGACGGTCGGGGTCCTCGCCGATCGCCTCGAGCAGCTCACGGGTGAGCCGTTCGACACGTCCCCTGTCGACGGTCACGTCAGGCCGTCGCCGGTCGGGTGTGTCCCGCCTGCGGCTTCGGCCGCGTCGTCTCGGCGGGAGCGGCTGCCTGCGCGGCGATGCCGGCGGTGTCCGCACGCTGCGGCACGTCGATCGGGGGCAGCAGCGAGACCGGGCGCTCGTCGCTGGAGAGCCACTGCGGGCGCTCCGGCAGCTTGCGCACGTCGGTGAAGATCTCCGCGATCTGGTTGTGGTCGAGGGTCTCCTCCTCGAGCAGCGCCAGCGCGAGGCGGTCGAGGATGTCGCGGTTCGCGCTGATCACCTGGTAGGCCTCGTTGTGGGCCTGCTCGATGAGGGCGCGCACCTCGATGTCGACGCGCTCGGCGATCGACTCGGAGTACTCGCGTCCGCGGCCCATGTCACGGCCGGCGAAGGGCTCACCGCCCTCGGAGCCGAGCTTGACCGGCCCGAGCTCGGTGGTCATTCCGTACTCGATGACCATCTTGCGGGCGATGCTGGTCGCCTTCTCGATGTCGTTCGAGGCGCCGGTGGTGGGGTCGTGGAAGACGAGCTCCTCGGCGACGCGGCCGCCCATCGCGTAGGTGAGCTGGTCCTGCAGCTCGTTGCGGGTGACGGAGTACTTGTCCTCGAGCGGCAGCACCATCGTGTAGCCGAGGGCCTTGCCGCGCGGCAGGATCGTGATCTTGGTGACCGGATCGGTGTGGTTCATCGCCGCGGCGGCGAGTGCGTGACCGCCCTCGTGGTACGCGGTGATGAGCTTCTCCTTGTCCTTCATCACGCGGGTGCGGCGCTGAGGTCCGGCGATCACGCGATCGATCGCCTCGTCGAGGGCACGGTTGTCGATCAGCTGCGCGTTCGAGCGCGCGGTCAGCAGCGCGGCCTCGTTGAGCACGTTGGCCAGGTCGGCTCCGGTGAAGCCCGGGGTCTTGCGGGCGACGACCTCGAGGTCGACGCTCTTCGACAGCGGCTTGCCCTTGGCGTGCACGTCGAGGATGCGCTGGCGGCCCTTGAGGTCGGGGGCGTCCACGCCGATCTGGCGATCGAAGCGGCCCGGGCGCAGCAGCGCGGGGTCGAGGATGTCGGGACGGTTGGTGGCCGCGATCACGATGACGTTCGCGTTCGGGTCGAAGCCGTCCATCTCGACGAGCATCTGGTTCAGAGTCTGCTCGCGCTCGTCGTTGCCGCCGCCGAGGCCCGCACCGCGGTGCCGGCCGACGGCGTCGATCTCGTCGATGAAGATGATCGCCGGGGCGTTCTCCTTGGCCTGGTTGAACAGGTCGCGCACGCGGGACGCGCCGACGCCGACGAACATCTCGACGAAGTCCGAACCGGAGATCGAGTAGAACGGGGCGCCGGCCTCGCCGGCGACGGCGCGGGCGAGCAGGGTCTTACCTGTTCCGGGAGGGCCGTACAGCAGCACGCCCTTCGGGATGCGGGCGCCGATCGCCTGGAACTTCGCGGGGTCCTGCAGGAACTCCTTGATCTCCTGAAGTTCCTCGATGGCCTCGTCGGCGCCAGCGACGTCGGCGAAGGTGACCGTCGGGCTCTCCTTGTTGACGAGCTTCGCCTTGGACTTGCCGAACTGCATGACCTTGCTGCCGCCGCCCTGCAT
It encodes:
- a CDS encoding PH domain-containing protein: MTESQTTPPSDQNEPGAPVPPVTPPAPPAAPAQPPASVTPPPAAPPVVPPAPVVPPAPAAPAASAEAPQNPVSEPAVLDQGNYEALRTPRSEGALALDGTWHQISQRYVASQMVQNTLFIVLVAAAAAVLSFGFEQTWAWIPAGVLILVTLVTMVILPRQAKAIGYMLRSDDIVFRRGILWQRMVAVPYGRLQLVDITHGPLDRAFGVAQLKMVTAAATTGVQIPGLNQPAAEALRDTLIQVAETRRTGL
- the folB gene encoding dihydroneopterin aldolase, producing MDQIVLTGLTVFGRHGVFDHERRDGQEFTIDLTLHLPLKDAAASDDVADTVHYGELAERVAAIVAGEPVNLIETLAERIADAVLEDDRVRLVQVTVHKPHAPIPLNFADVSVSVMRGRGQA
- a CDS encoding DUF3180 family protein, whose amino-acid sequence is MKRTSPGLLAVLALLGAAAGFALDHFLTVSGRATFTPSLFLPVLLVLLAIVVVLLALPVRRSVRGGTRIDPFRALRAATLARASSLLGAILLGLGAGLGVFLWSRPVAPPVGSITAMIAVVVSSIVLIAAALLAEQFCTLPKDPDDREPDDPAE
- the folP gene encoding dihydropteroate synthase yields the protein MTGIWGILNITPDSFSDGGRHMDPEKALAHAHRMRAEGAAVIDVGGESTRPGASRVPVAEEQSRVLPIIAALADSGIPVSIDTLNSETAVAAVEAGARIVNDVSGGLADERMLAAVAPTGADIAIGHWRGPSDDMYARAQYARAAREVAGELRERIAAAAAAGIAPSRVIVDPGIGFAKTGSQNWDVLRGLDEIVALGSRVLIGTSRKRFLAETLAGDADQQRRDLATAVTSALAARAGAWAVRVHDVAATRDALAVLEAWDGSIAGR
- the ftsH gene encoding ATP-dependent zinc metalloprotease FtsH, translated to MDVKKVSRNPLIYVALIGLLLFGGFLLISNLSAPQTITTQEGLKLLEGTTVTKVITTDGDQRVDMELSKAFKDSTAVQFYYTQARADEIVTAVNAADPKDGFNDVVPQPSWFSGFLSIFLPMIILGLLFWWLLSSMQGGGSKVMQFGKSKAKLVNKESPTVTFADVAGADEAIEELQEIKEFLQDPAKFQAIGARIPKGVLLYGPPGTGKTLLARAVAGEAGAPFYSISGSDFVEMFVGVGASRVRDLFNQAKENAPAIIFIDEIDAVGRHRGAGLGGGNDEREQTLNQMLVEMDGFDPNANVIVIAATNRPDILDPALLRPGRFDRQIGVDAPDLKGRQRILDVHAKGKPLSKSVDLEVVARKTPGFTGADLANVLNEAALLTARSNAQLIDNRALDEAIDRVIAGPQRRTRVMKDKEKLITAYHEGGHALAAAAMNHTDPVTKITILPRGKALGYTMVLPLEDKYSVTRNELQDQLTYAMGGRVAEELVFHDPTTGASNDIEKATSIARKMVIEYGMTTELGPVKLGSEGGEPFAGRDMGRGREYSESIAERVDIEVRALIEQAHNEAYQVISANRDILDRLALALLEEETLDHNQIAEIFTDVRKLPERPQWLSSDERPVSLLPPIDVPQRADTAGIAAQAAAPAETTRPKPQAGHTRPATA
- the folK gene encoding 2-amino-4-hydroxy-6-hydroxymethyldihydropteridine diphosphokinase — its product is MKHPRPDRTLTQVSGFPDPRPAREAEVAVVALGSNLGDRGETLQRAAERLRRLPLVDEVRMSDPIETVAVHLSGPDPDAPRYLNAVALVTTRLAPEVLLGMLHAVEEEEGRVRRERWGDRTLDLDLIAYGSFASAEPHLHVPHPRAAERLFVLEPWLSLDPEAVLPGSGRVAELVASLRTDEDGTAGDQGAAR